Below is a genomic region from Desulfobacter sp..
CGGATATGTACAGCCCAAGAACCTCTTTGCGGCCCTCGATATTCACCCCAAGAATTGTGTAAACGGCTTTGCTGCCGACCTTTCCGTTTTCTCGTACTTTATAATGTATGGCATCAAGCCATACGATTGGGTACACATTTTCCAACGGCCTGGCCTGCCATTCTTTGACGGTATGGATGATTTTATCGGTAATGGTGCTCAGAGTGGCATTTGAAATCTCAAGTCCATAGATTTCCTGTAAATGGGAAGCCATATCATTATAACTCATGCCCAGGCCGTAAAGGGCTATTATCTTTCTTTCAATTTCATCGCTGAGCGTTGTCTGATGTTTTTTGACGATCTGTGGAGAGAAGGTTCCGGCCCTGTCACGCGGGGTTTTTAGCTCAAATTTACCATCCAGGGATTTAATGGTCTTTTTGCTTTTTCCATTACGGCGGTTGGCAGAAACTTCCTGCCCGAGATGGGACTCCAACTCTCCTTCAAGAGCAGCTTCAGCAAGATTTTTGATTAATGATGTAAGGACGCCGCCCTTACCTGTGAAGGGTTTACCTTCCTGGATGCCTTTAAGGGCTTTTTGAAAATCAAATTCGGTGTTTTCTTCGGTCATGTCAGTTCTCCTTATTTAGCTGAGTATATCAGCTTTCATTCAACTGACACAGAATTTTGAACGCCCTCGTCCTGTTTATCCTTTTTTCAGGATTTCAGGCAGACCCTGAAATCTGGCAGCACCTAAAACAATATATACTGCCGGATCTTTTGAAAAATACGGCAATACTGATTTCAGGGGTCCTGCTCTTAACGGCTTTCCTAGGAATTTCCCTTGCCTGGCTTACCTCATTTTATGAGTTTTACGGGCGCCGTTTTTTTGAGCACTTGCTTTTGCTGCCCCTGGCCATTCCGGCATATGTCATGGCCTTTATCTATACAGGATTATTGGACTTTTCAGGCCCTGTACAAAGTTTTCTGAGAAACCATATTCCTCAACTGGCAGGATATTTTCCTGAAATCCGTTCTGCCTGGGGAGTGATTATGGTAATTTCTCTGGCCATATTCCCCTATGTGTTTTTGATGGCATCTTCGGGTTTTCGTTCCATGGGCAGAACCATGATCGAGGCTGCCCAGTCTACTGGTGCCGGACGATTCTACACTTTGTTTCGGGTGACCATCCCCATGGCCAAGCCCTGGATCTTCGGCGGGCTTATACTGGTGTTCATGGAAACCCTGGCTGATTTCGGAGCGGTATCCGTATTTAACGGGCGCATTCCCATTTTCCCGGTTATACCGCTGGCACTGGATTGTGCATGTTTGCCATCTGCTTCAGGCAGTTCCAACGCCCTGCTTTATAAAATGATCGCAGCATAATCATTTTTTCTGCATTCTCCCGATACCAAAAGATGCATGGACCTTTAAGACGTAAATTCACGACTCTCCGAATCGAACTTTCAATAGCACCGCTGCCAATAGGTAAGTTCAACGCTTTTACAGTTGAGAAATTAAGCCTCAGTTCATTGCGCACAAAATAATCCCGTTCCGTCTTGATAGCCTTACTGTTTCTGCCTCTACAAAGCTTCTGGACGGCCTGTACCACCTCAATCGCCTTTCCCTTCAGCAGAAGACCTCGCTGCTTCAATACCCAGCGTTTGCGTTCCTTGGATGACCAGGTCTTCCTTAAGCCTGCTACTGTACCCAGATGCTCAACTGCATGGTAGAAATCGAGAAGTTCATACACACGCTCAGGAGCCAAACCCAATGCTTTTAGCAGTCCGGGGATTCGATTCCAAATCCAATGTGCCCCATCTGCAACAAACAGTATTTTGTCTGAGTTCTGAATATGAAGGGAGTTCAAATAACCCTTTAACAAGTGGAATACACCATCCGGTCCATTGAAACAGCCATCAATAAATGGTGAAAAGCTTTTTTCTTGTTTTCTATGGGCGTCCACTACATAAATGATCAAAAGCTTGGGTTCTCGCCATGCCCCAC
It encodes:
- a CDS encoding IS256 family transposase, with product MTEENTEFDFQKALKGIQEGKPFTGKGGVLTSLIKNLAEAALEGELESHLGQEVSANRRNGKSKKTIKSLDGKFELKTPRDRAGTFSPQIVKKHQTTLSDEIERKIIALYGLGMSYNDMASHLQEIYGLEISNATLSTITDKIIHTVKEWQARPLENVYPIVWLDAIHYKVRENGKVGSKAVYTILGVNIEGRKEVLGLYISENEGANFWLQVLTDLSNRGVKDILIACVDGLKGFPEAIETIFPDTEVQLCVVHQIRNSLKYVGSKNKKKFMADLKRVYKAVNKDLAEEELDILENKWNDKYPIVIKSWRNNWERLSHFFKYPEEIRRIIYTTNTIEAVHRQFRKLTKTKGSFPNQDSLLKLLYMGIQNASKKWTMPIQNWSLTISQLAIFFEGRLDKELGI
- a CDS encoding iron ABC transporter permease; the encoded protein is MNALVLFILFSGFQADPEIWQHLKQYILPDLLKNTAILISGVLLLTAFLGISLAWLTSFYEFYGRRFFEHLLLLPLAIPAYVMAFIYTGLLDFSGPVQSFLRNHIPQLAGYFPEIRSAWGVIMVISLAIFPYVFLMASSGFRSMGRTMIEAAQSTGAGRFYTLFRVTIPMAKPWIFGGLILVFMETLADFGAVSVFNGRIPIFPVIPLALDCACLPSASGSSNALLYKMIAA